A region from the Hydra vulgaris chromosome 08, alternate assembly HydraT2T_AEP genome encodes:
- the LOC136083158 gene encoding zinc finger BED domain-containing protein 4-like — protein sequence MRYFVINSNDTNSAICNFCKTVISRGGGRVCQSYTTSNMLKHLKTFHKYEIKNQKHDKASVIDFNICEDSSTAGPSCKSSPNPAFETPMPREPRSTTLASAFKSLNPKSEDAEINTRSSSSTISFIKMKPRSSSTKQPTIHQVFAKTRPLTSTDPKAIKITKLIAEMICTDNQPVSIVENPGFKRLLQFLEPRYTIPSRKYFSTIEIPSIYPKVSSKIQFLAKKANHDSINTDMWSQQNKIGCGVVRFLYESHTATNLVNFMNQSFERWGLLEKLNVVVRDNARNIVSAMEVGKFTNISCLAHTLQLVVKDGCLNNERISLLTATCRRIVGHFKHSVKSYKLLRQSQEILGLPKHSIIQGEPTRWNSTFHMLNRLIEQKDAILLVMPHFPKAIRQNNELSTGEWDNLVLLVAALKVFEEVTLTASSSKVTTSEVIPIINAVNMSIDRIKDYGNFKESVSIFASTLRRLRERTYICFCNNIRSQI from the coding sequence ATGAGGTATTTTGTGATCAATTCAAATGACACTAACTCTGCAATATGCAACTTCTGCAAAACTGTTATATCCAGGGGTGGTGGCAGAGTTTGTCAGTCATACACAACATCGAACATGCTAAAGCATTTAAAGACCTTTCATAAATATGAAATCAAAAATCAGAAACATGATAAAGCTAGTGTTATCGATTTTAATATATGCGAGGATAGCTCTACCGCAGGACCATCTTGTAAATCCAGTCCTAACCCTGCTTTTGAAACTCCTATGCCAAGGGAACCTCGATCTACTACACTCGCATCCGCATTCAAAAGTCTCAACCCTAAGTCTGAGGATGCGGAGATCAATACTAGAAGCTCTTCTTCCacaattagttttataaaaatgaagcCTAGATCTTCATCTACTAAACAACCAACTATACACCAAGTGTTTGCAAAGACCAGGCCTCTCACATCTACAGATCCGAAGgcaataaaaattacaaagctTATTGCTGAAATGATATGCACAGATAACCAACCTGTTAGTATAGTAGAAAATCCCGGTTTCAAGAGGTTACTACAGTTTTTGGAGCCAAGGTATACGATACCAAGCAGAAAATACTTCTCGACTATTGAAATTCCTAGCATTTATCCAAAGGTATCAAGTAAAATTCAGTTCTTGGCAAAAAAAGCTAATCATGATAGTATAAATACCGACATGTGGAGCCAACAGAACAAGATTGGTTGCGGTGTGGTACGTTTTCTTTATGAGTCCCACACCGCAACCAATCTTGTTAACTTTATGAATCAATCATTTGAGCGTTGGGGACTACTTGAAAAACTCAATGTAGTAGTAAGAGATAATGCCAGAAATATTGTTTCTGCTATGGAAGTCGGGAAGTTTACAAATATTTCTTGTCTTGCCCATACACTTCAGTTGGTTGTGAAAGACGGCTGCCTCAACAATGAACGCATATCTTTACTAACTGCTACCTGTAGAAGAATAGTAGGACACTTTAAACATTCGGTTAAGTCATACAAACTTTTGAGACAATCTCAGGAGATTCTGGGACTGCCTAAACACAGCATTATTCAAGGTGAGCCAACTAGATGGAATAGCACTTTCCACATGCTGAACCGTTTAATTGAACAAAAAGATGCGATTCTGTTGGTAATGCCACATTTCCCAAAAGCTATTCGACAAAACAATGAGTTGTCAACCGGAGAATGGGATAATTTGGTTCTTCTCGTTGCTGCTTTAAAAGTGTTTGAAGAGGTCACGCTTACTGCAAGTTCATCGAAAGTGACCACATCAGAAGTTATCCCAATAATAAATGCAGTTAACATGTCAATTGATCGCATCAAGGACTACGGAAATTTTAAAGAATCTGTGTCAATCTTTGCATCGACGTTACGGAGACTGCGAGAACGAACCTATATATGCTTTTGCAATAATATTAGATCccagatttaa